In the genome of Puntigrus tetrazona isolate hp1 chromosome 8, ASM1883169v1, whole genome shotgun sequence, the window GTTGTGGGAGCGTGTTCAGATAGTAAACCAATTTAGCCCAGGTAGAGCATGATAATTGGCACAATACTCTGACCAACTCCACAATAGTACTATAATAACTATTCCTTTCCCAACTAGGGATATAGAGGAGTTCTCTTGGTTCTGGCTAAATGCCCTCTCCTGCACACCAAATAAGTGTACTCAGTCTGAATATGTATAACTGCATACTTGTGAATTGGTCATTATTATCTGGGTTTGTAATCGAATCACTGTTCAAGACGTAGTAGTAAGTACAGGACAATAGGtagtttttaatttcttctAAGGGGGTCTTAATGCTATTTGTGTATGCTCACAGGTAACGGCGCGGAGGCTATGGAAGAATGTGTATGATGAGCTGGGTGGTAGTCCAGGTAGTACCAGCGCAGCCACCTGCACACGCAGACACTACGAAAGGTAATAGCTCGTTACCTGTAATGAACTAGATGACTGAAACCAACAATGCCCACGTGTAACACAACTGCTCAGTCAAAGAAATGTGCATCGGCCGCTAAGCCATGGCTCCAACAGTAAAACTCTTTCTTTGTGCAGGTTGGTGTTGCCCTTTGAGCGGCAGATGAGAGGGGAGGAGGACAAACCGCTACCGCCCTCCAAACCTCGAAAGCAGTACAAGAGGAGCCCTGAGAACAGGGGAAGTAAGCCAGAGAgcaagaagaagaggaagatggAGAGAGAAGAGTGCGAGGTGAGCAGGAAGACAATGCACTTGGATCAAAGAAACTCTTTGTGAAATGAACAGTCAGGGTTGGAACTGTGCAACGAGAAGTTGAGCTTTGTGACGGCATGCTTTTAAGACACAAACAGATTGTTGTATCAATGGACAATAGGTCTTCAACCCTGCTTGTGGGGACTAGCTGTCCTGCAAAtaaggtgtgtttgattagggatGGAGCTGAATTCAGCAGGTCAGTGCGTCCCCAGGTGCAGGGTTAGAGACCTGGATAGTTTACACTGTTTACACCcattcaaagaaaataattttgtgctttttatgcTACTATTTAAATCAGGGAGGTCCTGGAGGGCTACAGCAGTGTTTAgttagatttaattaaatacacctAAACCTGCCCTGCtgaaaaaagcagcatatgctggtAATGGTTATTTCGAAGCTGGCAGCTGGTTTGAGATGGTTTTAGCGGACTTCAGTTGGTTCTGTTCTGCTAAACCCTGAACTCTTGGTTGATCAACCCAAACCTTGCTTACTCGAGGTATGCTGGTTACAAAAATGCGTCTGGGAGTAAGTTTATTTAACACAGAGTATGTTCCTGGTTTAACACGCAAGACATTCTCAACAGAGCAATGAATTGAACGGTCTCTATGGAAACCTACGTTAAGAAAAAGCACGCCAtgcagtttctttttcttctcttcaaaGGTCATTTACACACCTTTACAGTGGAAGAATTACATAACTTGTAGTTATCATTCTGAAggattaatgataaaaaatattgttactaattatataataataataagactctttttattttttataaaaacatttccgAGTATGTCACTCaacctgctttctggaacaCCCCCCCTGCTCATGACCAGCTCTTGCTTATAAACACCTCAGGATCAATTTAATcaagcatatgctgtttttttcccaacagagagctaattaaaatatgaaggTAGTTGTGTTGGAGCAGGTTGGTGTTAAACTTTGCAGgactgtggccctccaggagaTGATTTTGACAACACTCGTCTAAATACTCCCCTATTCAAATCTTGGGAGAAGGAAGGGTCACAGTCAGTCAGCCTGTCTGATTACTTTTTTTAGGAAACCGAATGGCTAAATAAAAGGCAGGTTAGAATGATATTCACAGTGCTGCTTATATTGCCAGTAAAACAAGTTTGATGCATAAAGTATGTCTCTAAATGTCCTATGTGCGGATCTGTCTGCTCCTTGTCCTGAAGTttagccctttttttttttttttttttttttttttacaggaaaaaatgGGATCAGATCATCACTGTGAGAAAGGCATGTGCTCCCATTACAATACCTGGCTGGCATCCTCCGATCGCCTAGACTCTGATCAGTCATCCACAGTTTCTGTCCACCATGGCACCTGCTCTAGAGATATCCCTCTCCTTCCTGTTCCCACCCCGACTGAGGTGATCTCACCCTTGGAGAAGAAGAAGCGTCTGGCCCAAGCTAGCCTGACCATTCCCACCTCTGGTGCCTTGGAGGATGGCGCAGAACTGGAGAGACCCTCTGTTATTCAGCTCTCCCACTCTACTGTGTGTCCCTCTTCTACTCGCACTCGGCACTCATCCGATGGCTCACCCCTTCCCGTCTCTTCATCGTCTGGATCCTTGTCCCGTAGCCCCTCTCCTTGCTCTGTCTCCTCTGAGGACTGTATAGCCGTGACGACCCAGTCTCCTTCCAAAGTACCCGAAAGTAAGACACCTACTCGTTCGCCCATATCCAAGGCTGTTAGCACAGGAGTTTGCAAGCCTCTCGGATGTTACCCAAGCAACAAAGAACTAGCCAGCTACCACCGCTACCATTTCCTGCAAGGTGGTCCACCCCATCCCGAAAAGATCCAGAGGAGTCTTTCCCCATGGACCTCGGATGGTAAACCCTCCACCAGGCTTGCGTCGTCCTACAGGCTTCCTTCACCTGCATACACCAAACCCTGCTGGGTACCTCACACCTCCAGCTTCTACAAGGTCTTACCACGAGATCCCTGCA includes:
- the arid5a gene encoding AT-rich interactive domain-containing protein 5A isoform X1 codes for the protein MVLDPRGEVDVGEGELEDCEKKKQEMNSPNQTSREMENVVSINSIEEGSRTDQSESEERTFVANLYCFMKERGTPIERIPHLGFKQINLWKIYKAVETLGGYDAVTARRLWKNVYDELGGSPGSTSAATCTRRHYERLVLPFERQMRGEEDKPLPPSKPRKQYKRSPENRGSKPESKKKRKMEREECEEKMGSDHHCEKGMCSHYNTWLASSDRLDSDQSSTVSVHHGTCSRDIPLLPVPTPTEVISPLEKKKRLAQASLTIPTSGALEDGAELERPSVIQLSHSTVCPSSTRTRHSSDGSPLPVSSSSGSLSRSPSPCSVSSEDCIAVTTQSPSKVPESKTPTRSPISKAVSTGVCKPLGCYPSNKELASYHRYHFLQGGPPHPEKIQRSLSPWTSDGKPSTRLASSYRLPSPAYTKPCWVPHTSSFYKVLPRDPCRPVSLQPTFKPHMAYAQHLLKRPTAEESYLKKIPGASPHRITDRKDKAKTALPTQQILFHPHTSLPVPYLPTLERTRADLTEQLKAIPFQPVLLPNHLAIPPAQTHSMHCPPVGNPFPGSFEAALPSYPYPLPIWHPPSGYNMAGLQPY
- the arid5a gene encoding AT-rich interactive domain-containing protein 5A isoform X2, coding for MNSPNQTSREMENVVSINSIEEGSRTDQSESEERTFVANLYCFMKERGTPIERIPHLGFKQINLWKIYKAVETLGGYDAVTARRLWKNVYDELGGSPGSTSAATCTRRHYERLVLPFERQMRGEEDKPLPPSKPRKQYKRSPENRGSKPESKKKRKMEREECEEKMGSDHHCEKGMCSHYNTWLASSDRLDSDQSSTVSVHHGTCSRDIPLLPVPTPTEVISPLEKKKRLAQASLTIPTSGALEDGAELERPSVIQLSHSTVCPSSTRTRHSSDGSPLPVSSSSGSLSRSPSPCSVSSEDCIAVTTQSPSKVPESKTPTRSPISKAVSTGVCKPLGCYPSNKELASYHRYHFLQGGPPHPEKIQRSLSPWTSDGKPSTRLASSYRLPSPAYTKPCWVPHTSSFYKVLPRDPCRPVSLQPTFKPHMAYAQHLLKRPTAEESYLKKIPGASPHRITDRKDKAKTALPTQQILFHPHTSLPVPYLPTLERTRADLTEQLKAIPFQPVLLPNHLAIPPAQTHSMHCPPVGNPFPGSFEAALPSYPYPLPIWHPPSGYNMAGLQPY